Part of the Lolium rigidum isolate FL_2022 chromosome 6, APGP_CSIRO_Lrig_0.1, whole genome shotgun sequence genome, AGAAGAGCATCAAAAGGACGACTCATTTCCCCTttcatatctctctccacccctCATCTCCTTGAGAGTATCTTTGTCCTCCTAGTCGGCGTGCCATTTGGGAGGAGTTTCCTTGACTCCGGTATGACGCTACACATCGACTTTGCTTCAAGTGGTATAGTCCCCGACGGCAAGGTGGATAGCCATTTCTGGAGGTCCCAGATCTACAGTGGAGAAGAAGGGACGGATCGCTTTTTTCTAGGGTCCTTCTTCCAAATAGTGAGGATCATGCTGTAACCTAGTTTTTTTTAAGGTCCTCTTTGTAATTGTATGCCCACTGCTCTCTTTGGGCATTCGGGAAATCCCAAAATTTCGGGACGGGAAATACGGGACAAAATATTTCGGGTTCCAGAAAATGACACCCGAAAGTGAATCCTACTATATGATCCCCGACAATTCGGATTCGGGGAAATTCATGAATAGCCCGAATAGATACTAACAAAAAGAATTGACAGTAACAAGCAGTGTGTCAGCGTCCTTCAATCGACGCGTGGGTCGCCGGAGTTGTAGCTTGCCAGTCTCCACAACGAGGCGAGGAGGATGGTGGGAGGAGGTGTCCTAGTCGAGCGCCGATGACACCGGGGAGGTGTCGACGAGGAGCAGACGACTGCGAGGGAGTGCAAGAGGTCGCGAGCCATTCCGGTGGGAGGGCCATGACTCACAGGCGAGGAGGCACCCCCACTCCTCGTCTAGGTCGTGGCGGAATGATCCCCCATGGTGGCCGCAGTCCCGTCGTGTTCCTCGACCTGTCTCACATGTGGGTGAGGCAGTGGCGGCTTGAAACATGGAGTGGGGAGGTTGGGGGAGGCGGGGAGTGGGGAGGTCGGGAAGAGGCTCCGTGCGCTCATGGTAGTCTAGGGTGACAACTCCACTTGGGCTAGACTTAAGGTGTCTAGGCTTTCTAAATCAAAATTGTTAATGGGCCTCTCGGGATATTCGGGATATTCAGGTGCCAAAACTACAGGCCGAAATTCCTGAAATAATTTTGAGAATTCGAAACACCTTCCTAAATAAATGCCCGGACTTTCTATACAGGTTTAGGACCGGAAATTTTGGGTTCATGTTTTAATAAATGCAGCAACCAGGTCTTTCTGGACCCTaccttgttcaaaaaaataaaagataAGAGCATCAAAACGTGCATATTGTCTGTGCCCAACATAAGTGTACAACATACAAAAGATCACCGGACCAAGGCATCATTCGCTTCCAGATGAAGATTGGAGGCGCCGCAAGGCATCTCCAACAGTCCAACGCGTTAGACACCAACACGAAAAAAAGCCGCATGTCTGTATACGTTTGCACTGCTTAATTTTTTTCCGCATGGGTGTGCCATGCATTGAttagaaagaaaagagagaaagatGACATTTTCTATGGTCAGGAATGGCCAGCACATGAGTCTACCATACATTAAAAAGGAAACAATTGATGACCCATTCACGATTTTAGCTAAAATAACTATGTGCTGTACTTTTGTTGCTAGGCTAGTTGTTAATTGATAGGTAGACTTTCTTGCAACTAATTAGAACAAAAACTAGTGGAATGTGCCAAAAGTCTGTTAATGTGGTGATACGTGCAACGTTATGAACAGAACATGCTGGAATGTGCAAGAATTCCCTCGCGAGCAAGCAAAGCACAAAGAGACGATCGAGAAGAGCATGGAAGACGTGCGTACTGTCTGCGCGCGACACGAGCCTACAACATACAAAAGCCAGCAGAAGTTCACCTCACCAGACAAGGCATTGTTCACTTGCAGGCCAAGATCGGAGCAGAGGCGCCGCAGAGGTTTCTGTTAAGCGCAGATCAAAGTGTCAGAGTAGACGCGGCACACTCCACTCCACACTGACACTACCGACGAGACCAAGATGGGCGACGATGAGAACAAGAAACATAAATTAATGGATTTATTACTACTCACAGTATTTTCTTGATTCCTTTCTTTAACCATCCATCCACAGTCCACACACACGTCAAAGATGGAGTGGTCGAATCCAACAAGGTCAACCATCCATTGCCTGAGATCTACTACTATCACCGAGCTCGCCGGTCGCGCGGTGGACAGGTGCCCAGCTAGCTAGATGCTAGCAAGAACAAGCGAGCGCCGCCGGCTGGACGGCTTGCCGGCGTTGGTCCTGCAGCTCCGGCGGACGTGGCAGAGCACCCAGTACTCGTCCTCCGCGCCCTCGTCCGCGCGGCGGTAGCACAGCGGGTCCGTGATCTCGTACTCCGTCATCACCCACCCGGTGCTCCGCCGCCCCTCCGCCCCGCCGAGCACGTAGAAGCCGTACCTGGTCCTGGACCAGCGCGCCACCACGCCCAGCGCCGTCACCGACCGCCCGTGCTCCCGGTTCCCGCTGTGCATccacgagccgccgccgcccgccggggtGCGCCGCACCACGGCGttgccccgccgccgcgccgcgaaGAAGTACCCGTGCCCGCGCTGGAGGAGCCCGTGCCGCGCCAGCAGCTCCCACGGCGTCGCCGCGCAGGGGTCCGCCTCCACCACGGCGCCCGGCACCCGGGGAGCGAACCCACGCAGCTGCGGACGCAGGAAGTGCAGCACCAGCTCGTCCTCCGAAGGCTCGAAGTCGAGCCCCGCCTTCTCCTTCTCagtctcctcctcgccgccggcgaacAGAACCAGATTCTTCTGCTCCTCCATTGCTCGCTCTGGTGAAGTCAATGCTGCTGAGGACAAGATGCGGCGAGGGACAGAGACAGCTAAGATGAAAAGATAGCCATTCGGCACGCACTTCCAACCAACCACCCGCTACCATGGAGGCATGGACATTTCCCCTTTCGGCCCAACACGCCCTACTCGATCCAGCCCAATTTGGATCGCTGCTAAGAGCTTCCAGCATGCCCAAATGTGGTGAttttcaacaacaacaaaaagtgcCCAACTTAGGCATTGGCAACGCTCTAGTTGTACATCGATTTCCTATGTATACATAATATTGGATAAGGATCAAGATATAGTGTCGTCGTGGTGGAACGGCAGATGCCATAGAAtgacttaagttggggccgaatgtacaCTTGAGGATCCGGGTGAGGATAAGGTTAAGGGGAAAAGAGAGAGTGAACTCCGGATTGTATTTGCATGCCCAAATCTGATGATTCTCAACAACAAAAAAGTGACCAAATCTGGCAGTTATTTTTTCCAAAATAGATGCACACAATTTTTTATTGCATAGTTTAGTAACTCATAGGTTTACATCTCATGGGTCACATAAGGTGTACATAAAAATCAACAAGCGAAATAAAATCAATACAAGTCGTCTATGCATCTTGTAGTCGTTTAGAAAGCCGCCAACCACCTGCCACCCTGGTTGAAGATATCCCATGCAACCATCTCCAGACGGGTACACCTAGTATCCATATGCGCACGTTGCACCTCCAGAATCGATTTTCTGTGTATAAAAAATATGGATACGACCAAGATACACGCTCTAGCACTCTCTTCTCGTATCACTTCCCAGCTCTGCATGCCATTGTCCTCCTTATGGTACTCGAGGAAGTCCGCTCTTCAATGGCTTCTTCTCTAACCTCTATGTAGACTGCATCTTCCTGCGTTGTCTCGCAGCCTAATTATACGGTACAAGGAGACCTAATTATACTgtacaaggaagagtaaagagggtactcaacatgtccaggAATATGAgatggtgtttgatgcactatcaCTACTTAGAACAGCAGAATTCTAAAAAAAGAATGCATTTTGCAGGATAAGAGTCAAATTTTATCTGAAGAACTAGTTCCCTATGGACTCATTTCCTGCCGCCTGCTCGCGGTTCCAGCAAGGAACATGGAGTGACAAGTTATActttttacactctcgagaggttcatTTGACAAGAATACATGTGTATAAAGCAACTCATGAACTTATAGAGAGCACTGCCTAGTACAGTCCGAGATTAAACATGCTACAATATTAGACGTACATAGGATTTGGGGAAATCAACACTATCCAAAGGGGTGGCCTCGTGTTATATTTATATTAGAGTACAATGGCACAATTTTTAGAGTCCAAATCCAATACGGGTTAATATACAAGGAAActattactacctccatcccaaagctagcttaaggcttatattaattttagaaaatcaaattatgtctagtttgactaaatttttacctaaaatcattaacatgcaaaatataaaatcattattattagatagataatgaaatatattttcgtgtggtatctaaaaaatattatatttgttgatatattcTTCTAGATGTTtggtcaaattttatttgatttgacttttcaaaaaaatataaaccttaagatttgggatggaggtagtatatgtctattattcttcctCAATCTTAATCTTGTCTGAAGTATCAAGGAGGTTAAGACTGTGCCGCAGACCTCAAATGCAAATATACATACATACCAAGCTAAAATAGTTCTTGCTTCTGAATAAATCTTTAGTGCATTTGAAGAGATACGCGCGCAAACTTGTTCAGTCATCAGTTAATAACATGTGCACTTACGAAacttgttgaagtgtataagtagattgcctagccctttccatcagttcggacttttggttcaagtggctaatgcatgaagcttgacaaaacTTGGGTGACAGCAGTCTATTTCAGCAGCATGCAACTGTAGCTGAACCCACAAGCACACACACATGATAATCAAAGACGGAGCAACACGTGAACTGAGGCATAGCCCGAATGGTTGGCTGGTGTTGATACCTATCCTACCCACGAGATCCCGAGTCCTGAATGCTAGCACCCACTCTCTGTCGTACACACCCAAATATCTTCTATTGAATTGCTTGGAGGGATTCTTATCCCCAAGTCGAGTTCGAGTGCTAGCGCCCGCTCTCTTGTCATAGACACCCAAATATCTTCTATTGAATTGTTTGGAGGGCTTTTTACCTCCAAGTCGCATTTTTTTTTATAACGGAGCAACACCAGACCTATGCTCGAGATAAGTTTTCACTGAAATTTTAGATATGAGCATGCAAGGTACAGAAGAATACTAGCTACAGAAGTTCTGAACTTCCAGATATGTGCAACTATATTTTCAGAGACAAACATTGTCGTTCTTAACTTGCTAAAACACCACTTGAATGCACAGGTAGTAATTGAAACCTGAACTTCTACCAATAAAGTGTTCAAGCTGTCAAACACAAGACTCTTAACTTGATTATATTCGTAGTACAGTGAAGTTGCTGCTGTATAAAGATACCAAACATCTGAGTACAAAAACTGAGCCTAGTATGAAACAACACCATATACAGGCAAGCAACGAATTTTCTTGTATCAAAAAGAGAAGTACTAGCTCTGTGGTTGACAACCTGAGGAGAGATCCATGAATGTTGGGTACTTTCATTGCAG contains:
- the LOC124658998 gene encoding NAC domain-containing protein 46-like, producing the protein MEEQKNLVLFAGGEEETEKEKAGLDFEPSEDELVLHFLRPQLRGFAPRVPGAVVEADPCAATPWELLARHGLLQRGHGYFFAARRRGNAVVRRTPAGGGGSWMHSGNREHGRSVTALGVVARWSRTRYGFYVLGGAEGRRSTGWVMTEYEITDPLCYRRADEGAEDEYWVLCHVRRSCRTNAGKPSSRRRSLVLASI